In Williamwhitmania taraxaci, the genomic window ACATCAATCTGGCGGCGGGCAGCTCTATTTCGAAAGAAATTCGAATGGCAGTAGGAACTCTTAGCGCACAAATAAAAGTAGTGGGTAAAATGCAGGCAGGCGAAATGCTTCAGCAGGCAAAAGAATCATCGGGTCCGGTTACACTCGACACCCATGTGCTTTATAATCCATTTGTGAGCTACGAGTACTTCATTACCACCTCCATGCTGCCGATAATGCTCCAGATGTTTGTTCTCCTGATGACAATTTATGCCATTGGTGTTGAGCTTAAGGAGCATACAGCCGGGGAATGGTTGGACATGGCCGGAGGTAAAGCGTGGGTGGCAATTACTGGAAAACTCCTCCCCTACACCATCCTTTTTGGGGCCGTGGCCATTTTTATGAACATGCTTATTTTTCGGTATTTTCAGACGCCACTCAAAGGCGGAACATTTACGATATTTATAGCAACACTCCTCTTTGTAGTGGCTTATCAGGCTGTTGGGATACTATTCATAAGCCTTCGGGCCAATATGCGCGAATCCTTGAGCTTTGGAATGGCATACTCCTCATTAGCATTTTCGCTTTGCGGCCTAGCCTTTCCAATCATGGCTATGCCGTTGGCCGTACGATTTTTCGCCTATATGTTTCCCTTTACTCACTACCTAAGGATATTCATTGATCAGGGAGTGAAAGGAATCCCCCTTTACTATTCCACCTCCAGCTTAGTGGCACTCATCCTTTTTATTGCGATTCCTTCATTGGCAATTTTCAGGCTAAAAAAAGCGATGAAGAATGAGGAAATGTGGGGAAAACACTAATCAATCGTATGAAAAGATTTCATAAAATATATAAGGGTTTCGACCATCTGGCATTCTTTTACCGAGAAGAATTCAAGAATATTTTCTCGGATGCCGGTGTTCTGCTCATCTTTGTCGGAGCCGTATTAATCTATCCGGTTCTATATGGCTATGTTTACGCCAAGGAGGTAGTTAAAGAGGTTCCTGTAGCGTTGGTCGATCAGAGCAAAACATCGGAAAGCCGACTGCTTGCGCGAATGGTAGACGCATCCGAATTTATTAGGCTAGCCGAAAAACCGAACAGCCTTGCCGAGGCCGAAAATCTTTTCTATCAGGGAAAAGTGCATGGAGTAATCGTTATTCCCTCGGAATTTTCGAAGGATATCCTAAGCGGGAGACAGACCCGTGTTTCGGTATACTGCGATGCGGCATACTTTCTATACTACAAGCAGGTATTTAAGGGAGCATCATTCGCTGTGGGCACCTATAGCGCAGGCGTGGAGATAAAGAAATTGATGGCAAAGGGAGTGCCAGTAGACCAAGCCATGAACAAACGAGAGCCGATTCCGGTTATTACCAATGCACTC contains:
- a CDS encoding ABC transporter permease encodes the protein MIGNTILRVARREVRRMLSNKIYIIITLLLPLFTFYLFASLFNEGVARKLPVVLVDQDHSQLSRKLVRNITATPSVAIIKEVESLNQAKSLIEAWECYAVVYIPPQFEKNTYRGDAPGVVLYYNNINLAAGSSISKEIRMAVGTLSAQIKVVGKMQAGEMLQQAKESSGPVTLDTHVLYNPFVSYEYFITTSMLPIMLQMFVLLMTIYAIGVELKEHTAGEWLDMAGGKAWVAITGKLLPYTILFGAVAIFMNMLIFRYFQTPLKGGTFTIFIATLLFVVAYQAVGILFISLRANMRESLSFGMAYSSLAFSLCGLAFPIMAMPLAVRFFAYMFPFTHYLRIFIDQGVKGIPLYYSTSSLVALILFIAIPSLAIFRLKKAMKNEEMWGKH